From one Variovorax sp. PBL-H6 genomic stretch:
- a CDS encoding branched-chain amino acid ABC transporter permease: MDLQIALILGQDGIVNGAIYGLMALALVLVFSVTRVIFIPQGEFVAFSALSVVALQAGRVPATLWLLLVLAAAALIVELWRWKRGVAVDWVSTLAWCVVLPLVACALVLLLRPESQFTQTLAAFAVIVPLGPLLYRLAYRPLADATVLTLLIVSVALHGVLVGLGLLFFGAEGSRTPAFSEMRVDLGGVAVTGQSLVVVAVTAALVVLMFLFFERSIVGKALRATAINRVGARLMGIPTGLSGDLSFALAAAIGAVSGLLIAPITTIYYDTGFLIGLKGFVAAIVGGLASYPLALVGALIVGQLEAFSSFWASAFKEVFVFTLIIPVLWWRSLSSRHVEDEE, encoded by the coding sequence ATGGATTTGCAAATCGCCCTGATCCTGGGGCAGGACGGCATCGTGAACGGCGCGATCTACGGGCTCATGGCCCTGGCCCTGGTGCTGGTGTTCTCCGTGACCCGCGTCATCTTCATCCCGCAAGGGGAATTCGTGGCCTTCAGCGCGCTGTCGGTCGTGGCGCTGCAGGCTGGCCGGGTGCCTGCCACGCTGTGGCTGCTGCTGGTGCTGGCTGCGGCGGCACTCATCGTCGAACTGTGGCGGTGGAAGCGCGGCGTGGCCGTCGATTGGGTTTCGACACTCGCCTGGTGCGTGGTGCTGCCGCTGGTGGCGTGCGCGCTGGTGCTGCTGCTGCGGCCCGAATCGCAGTTCACCCAGACGCTCGCCGCGTTTGCCGTGATCGTGCCGCTGGGCCCGCTGCTCTACCGGCTGGCCTACCGGCCGCTGGCCGATGCGACCGTGCTCACGCTGCTGATCGTGTCGGTGGCGCTGCACGGCGTGCTCGTGGGCCTGGGGTTGCTGTTCTTCGGCGCCGAGGGCTCGCGCACGCCGGCCTTTTCCGAGATGCGGGTAGACCTGGGCGGAGTCGCGGTCACCGGCCAGTCGCTGGTGGTCGTGGCGGTCACGGCTGCGCTGGTGGTCTTGATGTTCCTGTTCTTCGAACGCTCGATCGTGGGCAAGGCGCTGCGCGCGACCGCGATCAATCGTGTCGGTGCTCGGCTGATGGGCATTCCCACCGGGCTTTCGGGCGACCTGAGCTTCGCGCTGGCAGCAGCGATCGGCGCGGTCTCCGGGCTGCTGATCGCGCCGATCACCACCATCTACTACGACACCGGCTTCCTGATCGGGCTGAAAGGCTTCGTGGCGGCGATCGTCGGCGGGCTGGCGAGTTACCCGCTGGCATTGGTGGGGGCGCTGATCGTGGGGCAGCTCGAGGCCTTCTCGTCCTTCTGGGCGAGTGCGTTCAAGGAGGTCTTCGTGTTCACGCTGATCATCCCGGTGCTGTGGTGGCGCTCGTTGAGCAGCCGGCATGTGGAGGATGAGGAATGA
- a CDS encoding ABC transporter substrate-binding protein, producing MSSFTRLGVALLCAMAFAAHADINVGVTLSATGPAASLGIPEKNTIALMPKTIGGQKINYIVLDDASDTTAAVSNTRKLISENKVDIVLGSTVTPNSLAMIDVVAEEKVPMISMAASSRIVEPMDAKRKWVFKTPQNDIMMSLAIAEHMAANGVKTVGFIGFSDAYGEGWFQEFTKAAELRKLKVVANERYARSDTSVTGQTLKLISAKPDAVLIAGSGTPAALPQKTLKERGYAGKIYQTHGVANSDFLRVGGKDVEGTLLPSGPMLVASQLPDSHPLKKSALAYVNAYEAANGKGSVSTFGGHAWDAGLIMNAAIPVALKKAQPGTPAFRAALRDALEEVKNVPGAHGIFTMSPTDHLGLDQRARVMVKIENGAWKYQPQD from the coding sequence ATGAGTTCTTTCACCCGCCTCGGCGTGGCACTGCTGTGCGCCATGGCCTTTGCCGCGCACGCCGACATCAATGTCGGCGTCACCTTGTCGGCAACCGGGCCCGCCGCCTCCCTCGGCATTCCCGAAAAGAACACCATCGCACTCATGCCGAAGACCATCGGCGGGCAGAAGATCAACTACATCGTGCTCGACGATGCCTCCGACACCACGGCCGCGGTGTCGAACACGCGCAAGCTGATCAGCGAGAACAAGGTCGACATCGTGCTCGGCTCCACCGTCACGCCCAACTCGCTGGCCATGATCGACGTGGTGGCCGAGGAGAAGGTGCCGATGATTTCGATGGCCGCCTCGTCGCGCATCGTCGAGCCCATGGACGCCAAGCGCAAGTGGGTCTTCAAGACCCCGCAGAACGACATCATGATGTCGCTCGCCATCGCCGAGCACATGGCAGCCAACGGCGTGAAGACGGTCGGCTTCATCGGCTTTTCCGACGCCTACGGCGAAGGCTGGTTCCAGGAATTCACCAAGGCCGCCGAGTTGAGAAAGCTCAAGGTCGTGGCCAACGAGCGCTATGCTCGCAGCGACACCTCGGTCACCGGCCAGACGCTCAAGCTCATCTCCGCCAAGCCCGACGCCGTGCTGATCGCCGGCTCCGGCACCCCGGCCGCTCTGCCGCAGAAGACGCTCAAGGAGCGCGGCTACGCCGGCAAGATCTACCAGACCCACGGCGTCGCCAACTCCGACTTCCTGCGCGTCGGCGGCAAGGACGTCGAGGGCACGCTGCTGCCGTCCGGCCCGATGCTGGTGGCGTCGCAACTGCCCGATTCGCATCCGCTCAAGAAGTCCGCGCTGGCCTACGTCAATGCCTACGAAGCGGCCAACGGCAAGGGCAGCGTGTCGACCTTCGGCGGCCATGCCTGGGATGCCGGCCTGATCATGAACGCCGCGATCCCTGTCGCGCTGAAGAAGGCGCAGCCCGGCACGCCGGCCTTCCGCGCCGCGCTGCGCGATGCGCTGGAAGAGGTGAAGAACGTCCCCGGCGCGCATGGCATCTTCACCATGTCCCCGACTGACCACCTGGGCCTGGACCAGCGCGCGCGCGTGATGGTGAAGATCGAAAACGGCGCCTGGAAGTACCAGCCGCAAGACTAA
- the paaE gene encoding 1,2-phenylacetyl-CoA epoxidase subunit PaaE, translated as MSVIFHPLRVRSIEPDTAEAVIVSFDVPEELRGVFGFTQGQYLTLRKEIDGQDLRRSYSICAGVDDGELRVGVRKVQQGLFSNWINSSLQPGDTLQVMAPQGRFFVPIEPDARRHHVGIAGGSGITPILSIMKTVLAREPHSRFTLIYGNRQLRSTMFKEEIEDLKNRYMTRLSLQLVFSDEHTDVPINAGLMNREKIAEFLRGLVAPGSIDHVYVCGPFQMNDEAEAALLEAGVPEERIHIERFGLAQSPSGTVGAVVHEPQPGDAETARITIVRDGIAREIPYTLGQPSILDAASSAGLEVPYSCTSGVCGTCRAKLLEGEVRMERNFALDKNEVAGGFILTCQAHPLTERVRLSFDER; from the coding sequence ATGAGCGTCATCTTCCACCCGCTGCGCGTGCGCAGCATCGAGCCCGACACCGCCGAGGCGGTGATCGTCTCCTTCGACGTGCCGGAGGAACTGCGCGGCGTGTTCGGCTTCACCCAGGGCCAGTACCTCACGCTGCGCAAGGAGATCGACGGCCAGGACCTGCGCCGCTCCTACTCCATCTGCGCCGGGGTGGACGACGGCGAGTTGCGGGTCGGCGTGCGCAAGGTGCAGCAGGGCCTGTTCTCCAACTGGATCAACAGCAGCCTCCAGCCCGGCGACACGCTGCAGGTGATGGCGCCACAGGGCCGCTTCTTCGTGCCGATTGAGCCCGACGCACGGCGCCACCACGTAGGCATCGCGGGCGGCAGCGGCATCACGCCCATCCTCTCCATCATGAAGACGGTGCTGGCGCGCGAGCCGCATTCGCGCTTCACTCTCATCTACGGCAACCGGCAGCTCCGGTCCACGATGTTCAAGGAAGAAATCGAGGACCTGAAGAACCGCTACATGACGCGCCTGTCGCTGCAGCTCGTGTTCTCCGACGAGCACACCGACGTGCCCATCAACGCCGGCCTGATGAACCGCGAGAAGATCGCCGAGTTCCTCAGGGGCCTGGTGGCACCCGGCAGCATCGACCACGTCTATGTCTGCGGCCCCTTCCAGATGAACGACGAGGCCGAGGCCGCGCTCCTGGAGGCCGGCGTGCCCGAGGAGCGCATCCACATCGAGCGCTTCGGCCTCGCCCAGTCGCCCAGCGGCACGGTAGGCGCGGTCGTGCACGAGCCGCAGCCGGGCGATGCCGAGACCGCGCGCATCACCATCGTGCGCGACGGTATCGCGCGGGAGATCCCGTACACGCTGGGGCAGCCCAGCATCCTGGACGCGGCGTCTTCCGCCGGCCTGGAGGTGCCGTATTCCTGCACCTCCGGCGTGTGCGGCACCTGCCGCGCCAAGCTCCTGGAAGGGGAAGTGCGGATGGAGCGCAACTTCGCGCTCGACAAGAATGAGGTCGCGGGTGGCTTTATCCTCACCTGCCAGGCACACCCCCTGACCGAGCGCGTGCGGCTGTCCTTCGACGAACGCTGA
- the paaD gene encoding 1,2-phenylacetyl-CoA epoxidase subunit PaaD, translated as MDALRLPAAEEARIARAWEVLGTVLDPEVPALSVCDLGIVREILPREEGFEIVLTPTYSGCPATEVIERSVLEAIDAAGLGPARVTLRRAPAWTTDWISSEGKRKLREYGIAPPGAAGSHGGAVPIRLVRRPPAAPVACPRCGSAHTERLSAFGSTACKSLYRCLDCREPFEHFKPL; from the coding sequence ATGGATGCGCTGCGCCTTCCTGCTGCTGAAGAGGCTCGGATTGCACGCGCCTGGGAGGTACTGGGCACCGTGCTCGACCCCGAGGTGCCCGCGCTGTCGGTCTGCGACCTGGGCATCGTGCGCGAGATCCTGCCGCGAGAGGAGGGGTTCGAGATCGTGCTGACGCCCACCTATTCCGGCTGCCCCGCCACCGAGGTGATCGAGCGCAGCGTGCTCGAGGCCATCGACGCCGCGGGGCTCGGTCCGGCCCGCGTGACCCTTCGCCGCGCGCCGGCCTGGACCACCGACTGGATCAGCTCCGAAGGCAAGCGCAAGCTGCGCGAATACGGCATCGCGCCGCCAGGCGCAGCGGGCTCGCATGGCGGCGCGGTGCCGATTCGCCTGGTGCGCCGCCCGCCGGCCGCGCCGGTGGCCTGTCCGCGATGCGGAAGCGCCCACACGGAGCGGCTTTCGGCCTTCGGCTCCACCGCGTGCAAGTCGCTCTACCGCTGCCTCGATTGCCGCGAACCCTTCGAGCACTTCAAACCCCTCTGA
- the paaC gene encoding 1,2-phenylacetyl-CoA epoxidase subunit PaaC: protein MQASIELDRSPAVQYLLRIGDTCLILAQRLGEWCGHAPVLEEDIAMTNMALDLVGQARALLTRAGQIESRAHDEDQLAFLRDERDYFNPTLVELPRGDFAFSVLRNAMAATLLKLLWERLESSSDAEVAAIAAKAIKEARYHQQHAADWVVRLGDGTDESHSRMEAALTQLWRYVPELFASDAIDEEARASGLGPAWSELREAWFAEMGSVLEEATLAMPAESAFLSTGKRGLHSEHMGYILAEMQFLQRAYPGGVW from the coding sequence ATGCAAGCATCCATCGAACTCGACCGCAGCCCCGCCGTGCAGTACCTGCTGCGCATCGGCGATACCTGCCTGATCCTCGCGCAGCGCCTCGGCGAATGGTGCGGCCACGCGCCCGTGCTGGAAGAGGACATCGCCATGACCAACATGGCGCTCGACCTCGTGGGCCAGGCGCGTGCGCTGCTGACCCGCGCCGGCCAGATCGAAAGCCGCGCGCACGATGAAGACCAGTTGGCCTTCCTGCGCGACGAGCGCGACTACTTCAACCCCACGCTGGTCGAACTGCCGCGCGGCGACTTCGCCTTCAGCGTGCTTCGCAACGCGATGGCCGCGACGCTGCTCAAGCTGCTGTGGGAAAGGCTTGAATCCTCGAGCGATGCCGAGGTGGCAGCCATTGCGGCCAAGGCCATCAAGGAAGCGCGCTACCACCAGCAGCATGCGGCCGACTGGGTGGTGCGCCTGGGCGACGGCACCGACGAATCGCATTCGCGCATGGAGGCTGCGCTGACCCAGCTGTGGCGCTATGTGCCCGAGCTCTTCGCGTCGGACGCCATCGACGAGGAGGCGCGCGCCAGCGGCCTGGGGCCGGCCTGGTCCGAGCTGCGGGAAGCCTGGTTTGCCGAGATGGGTTCGGTGCTCGAGGAGGCCACGCTCGCCATGCCGGCCGAATCCGCCTTCCTGAGCACCGGCAAGCGCGGCCTGCACAGCGAGCACATGGGCTACATCCTCGCCGAAATGCAGTTTCTGCAGCGCGCCTATCCCGGCGGGGTGTGGTGA
- the paaB gene encoding 1,2-phenylacetyl-CoA epoxidase subunit PaaB: protein MIDATATEHEWPLWEVFVRSKAGLDHKHCGSLHAPDPKMALQMARDVYTRRQEGVSVWVVRSDQIVASDPGDKDMFFDPAEDKVYRHPTFYALPKSVDHM, encoded by the coding sequence ATGATCGACGCGACCGCAACCGAACATGAGTGGCCGCTTTGGGAAGTGTTCGTCCGCAGCAAGGCCGGCCTGGACCACAAGCATTGCGGCAGCCTGCATGCGCCCGACCCCAAGATGGCGCTCCAGATGGCACGAGACGTCTACACGCGGCGCCAGGAAGGCGTCAGCGTCTGGGTGGTGCGCTCCGACCAGATCGTCGCCAGCGACCCCGGCGACAAGGACATGTTCTTCGACCCGGCGGAAGACAAGGTCTACCGCCATCCGACCTTCTACGCCTTGCCGAAATCGGTCGACCACATGTGA